A region from the Deltaproteobacteria bacterium genome encodes:
- a CDS encoding tetratricopeptide repeat protein: MKKSVIIVFLLALVAPFAAQGQSIEQALDLYKQKEYPDAAKALYTVVFEHPDPDTRDQAQIYLAESLFKMNFHNSALFYYNELFQVGRSNRYYLNAVEGLLKIQKALHDPLVIPTSLSTNFDGEGFNQLDPDKGAQISYLVGRLSYMRNQNSLAREYLEFVPPESLYYSKARYLLGLIDIRGNNAESALEYFQEVQNHVPEDSVFDEQRRVRNLSLLATGRALYGLGRYKESSDFFLKVPRFTQHWFNAMYENAWAWYKQEDYGRALGELHSTTAPYFDKTHIPETYVIQGTAYFVNCQWDRVRRSISLYNETYPKMRKDIEEYLANLPEPAQVYRDIADGGNGKYPLEIAREIRKTKQFRDFHHMMEYSTWEASAVSNNERLNGSRLSNDLKAFIEDQRAALEPVIGGWVTGQLKNRLALLKNFQGQIDTLDLELSIAETRWLDERREISKGWRARLPRPAIPNDQWQHWEFHKEYWKGELGYYHHAVGNECDL; encoded by the coding sequence ACAAGCGTTGGACCTTTACAAGCAGAAGGAATATCCCGATGCAGCTAAAGCTCTTTACACGGTTGTTTTTGAACACCCCGATCCAGATACACGGGACCAGGCGCAGATTTATCTAGCCGAGAGTCTCTTCAAGATGAATTTTCATAATTCAGCCTTGTTCTACTACAACGAGCTTTTCCAGGTCGGCCGTAGCAACCGTTATTACCTCAATGCGGTTGAAGGTTTATTGAAGATCCAAAAAGCTCTTCATGATCCACTCGTGATTCCAACGTCGCTAAGCACGAACTTTGACGGAGAAGGCTTTAACCAGCTCGATCCTGATAAAGGCGCGCAGATTAGCTATTTGGTAGGCCGTTTAAGTTACATGCGTAACCAAAACAGCTTGGCTCGTGAGTACCTTGAGTTTGTTCCTCCTGAAAGCCTCTACTACAGCAAAGCGCGTTACCTCCTCGGGTTGATTGATATCCGCGGTAACAATGCTGAATCAGCGTTGGAGTATTTTCAGGAAGTTCAAAACCACGTTCCTGAAGATTCAGTCTTCGACGAGCAGCGCCGCGTACGTAACCTTTCGCTTTTGGCGACAGGCCGCGCACTTTACGGTTTGGGCCGTTACAAGGAGTCGAGTGACTTCTTCCTAAAGGTTCCACGGTTTACTCAGCACTGGTTCAACGCCATGTATGAAAATGCATGGGCTTGGTACAAGCAAGAAGATTACGGCCGTGCATTGGGTGAGCTTCACTCAACAACTGCTCCTTACTTCGACAAGACGCACATTCCTGAAACCTACGTGATTCAGGGCACTGCGTACTTCGTAAACTGTCAATGGGACCGGGTTCGCCGTTCTATCAGTCTTTACAATGAAACTTACCCGAAAATGCGTAAGGACATTGAAGAGTACTTGGCGAATTTGCCAGAACCAGCTCAGGTTTATCGCGATATTGCTGACGGTGGTAACGGTAAGTACCCACTTGAGATTGCTCGTGAGATTCGTAAAACCAAGCAGTTCCGCGATTTCCACCACATGATGGAATATTCTACGTGGGAAGCATCCGCCGTTAGCAATAACGAGCGCTTGAACGGTTCACGTTTGAGTAATGACCTTAAGGCATTCATCGAAGATCAGCGCGCAGCACTTGAGCCTGTAATTGGTGGCTGGGTGACAGGTCAGTTGAAGAATCGTTTGGCTCTCTTGAAGAACTTTCAAGGCCAAATCGATACTCTCGATTTGGAGCTTTCCATTGCAGAAACACGTTGGTTGGATGAGCGACGTGAAATCTCCAAAGGTTGGCGTGCCCGATTGCCTCGGCCTGCTATTCCAAACGACCAGTGGCAGCACTGGGAATTCCATAAAGAATATTGGAAAGGCGAGCTTGGTTATTACCATCACGCCGTTGGCAATGAGTGTGATCTCTAG
- a CDS encoding tetratricopeptide repeat protein, whose amino-acid sequence MKKLRALTSLVAIGVATTFAVGLVTVPAPAQAAKKAAKKAAKKAEPEAPKKPMAFDAGPQPLADMSGRADSKREETIKKLKALIPTLQKNNPGKPIRMFQLAEEYWKKSRYIYIMGMDKLSKSLDAWAEAGSEGNPPTFKTLPEYRESSVYKAEALKLYRKILKQYPKFENNDKVYYAMASAHLEAGEKKKAARRFRDLTKYFPKSDFAADAYLQLGEYFFNSGQANLSKAIGAYKRAARSKKPRIYSFALYKLAWCDYNLNEYEKALAKFKAVVAYSLKQSAAAKKNAKMSRKDQIQLIEEALSDMVRTYSHLDAVDDAFDYYVNIKQKEKAYPYLRKLGDRYISEGKYAVGIKMFRKLNEDSDYQYNEKAPFNQASIMNAFAQLDRKNDVRKEARRMIDLYSPNTMWAEKNAGNQRVLENAFEVVEQKLGELVTEKHKEAQETKLVSTYELARDLYKDYLEKFPSSEDAYQFRFFYSEILFELKQFDLSAVQYDMVAGLDGKFQKDASYAAILSWEKVLGGVKETLGRKIGEGKRGKSKGKLKQLEKLKTLKKGGTYEPKALTPTEIKLAAACDRFAEIAPEDDGVVNIKFKSAQIYYLKNNFDEAAVRFGEIIDKWPQHKYGRFAAQLIVESYNVREDWSQLNVWSRKFATNPRLMADKSFSKTITEFIEFSSFKEIIKVFEPSKTQEEIAGHYIGFATEFPKSKYAMIAVYNAVINYDKANRLEDAIAQANKILVDFKSFKLKKEDIANSKKTGEGITLPETIREKTMYLAATFHGRLAEFEEAADLYESYSKEFKKADKRQDAIYNSAIYREGLGDYDKAIANFKQYMKEFPKKDDIPVIDWKIGEIYVKKGDQKSAQSHFSGLIRSAAKRGDAERSVCAEYKVMEAQIAQGRERDTQRSWDRILKSFAKLSAEDKAKPCPLKAAAYITFSKLEPEYEKYLAIDFTNERTIGKDVPAKKDLQGKLEGAYLEVIKLQQPDYAIAALFRLAKLQQNMAKAFQNSPCPKALTEDQCIEYEGMVLEQSYPYEENAIAGYDKALAKAYELQLYNEWLIKAQEGLKAYEPGKFPEIRKYALIPSESAQQTPKVAEAMK is encoded by the coding sequence ATGAAGAAACTGAGAGCTCTAACTTCTCTGGTCGCCATTGGAGTGGCCACGACTTTTGCTGTAGGTCTGGTAACAGTTCCTGCTCCGGCTCAAGCCGCGAAAAAAGCAGCTAAAAAGGCAGCTAAAAAGGCTGAGCCTGAAGCACCCAAAAAGCCTATGGCATTCGACGCAGGCCCTCAGCCATTGGCGGACATGAGTGGACGTGCTGACTCAAAGCGTGAAGAGACAATCAAGAAGCTCAAGGCTCTGATTCCTACACTTCAAAAGAACAACCCCGGTAAGCCGATTCGAATGTTCCAGCTCGCAGAAGAGTATTGGAAAAAGTCTCGCTATATTTACATCATGGGTATGGACAAGCTGAGCAAGTCCCTCGACGCATGGGCGGAGGCCGGCAGCGAAGGCAACCCGCCAACGTTCAAGACTCTCCCTGAATACCGTGAGAGTAGCGTTTATAAAGCCGAGGCATTGAAGCTGTATCGCAAGATTCTCAAGCAGTATCCAAAGTTTGAAAACAACGACAAGGTTTATTACGCGATGGCCAGTGCTCACCTTGAAGCAGGTGAGAAGAAGAAGGCGGCTCGCCGTTTTCGTGACCTAACGAAATATTTCCCCAAGTCTGACTTTGCAGCCGATGCATATTTACAGCTTGGTGAATACTTCTTTAACTCAGGGCAAGCGAACTTGAGCAAGGCCATCGGTGCCTACAAGCGAGCTGCTCGAAGCAAGAAACCTCGTATTTACTCTTTCGCTCTCTACAAGCTTGCTTGGTGTGACTACAACTTAAACGAGTATGAAAAGGCTTTGGCCAAGTTTAAGGCAGTTGTAGCTTACTCACTTAAGCAAAGCGCAGCCGCGAAGAAAAATGCCAAGATGAGCCGTAAAGACCAGATTCAGCTGATTGAAGAAGCACTCAGCGATATGGTTCGAACGTACTCTCACCTTGATGCCGTTGATGACGCATTCGATTACTACGTAAACATTAAGCAGAAGGAAAAGGCTTATCCTTACCTTCGCAAGCTTGGTGACCGTTATATTTCCGAAGGTAAGTATGCAGTCGGTATTAAGATGTTTCGCAAGCTAAACGAAGATTCCGATTATCAGTACAACGAGAAGGCGCCTTTTAACCAGGCAAGCATCATGAACGCCTTTGCTCAACTCGACCGTAAGAATGACGTTCGAAAAGAAGCAAGACGTATGATTGACCTCTATTCGCCAAACACCATGTGGGCAGAGAAAAATGCTGGAAATCAGCGTGTTCTAGAAAACGCATTTGAAGTGGTTGAGCAGAAGCTTGGCGAACTTGTTACTGAGAAGCACAAGGAAGCTCAGGAAACCAAGCTGGTTTCTACCTATGAGCTGGCCCGTGACCTTTACAAAGATTACTTGGAAAAGTTCCCTTCATCTGAAGATGCTTACCAGTTCCGCTTCTTCTACTCGGAAATTCTTTTTGAGTTAAAGCAGTTCGACCTGTCGGCAGTTCAGTACGATATGGTTGCTGGCTTAGACGGCAAGTTCCAAAAAGATGCTTCTTATGCAGCGATTCTCTCTTGGGAAAAAGTTCTAGGCGGCGTGAAGGAAACTCTCGGACGTAAAATCGGCGAAGGTAAGCGCGGTAAGAGCAAGGGTAAGCTCAAGCAGCTTGAAAAACTCAAGACACTTAAGAAGGGCGGCACCTACGAGCCGAAGGCACTTACGCCGACTGAAATTAAACTTGCAGCTGCTTGCGACCGATTTGCTGAAATCGCGCCCGAAGACGACGGTGTTGTTAACATCAAGTTTAAGAGCGCGCAGATTTACTACCTAAAGAACAACTTCGACGAAGCAGCTGTTCGTTTCGGCGAAATCATCGACAAGTGGCCACAGCATAAATATGGCCGTTTTGCAGCTCAGTTGATTGTTGAGTCTTACAACGTTCGTGAAGACTGGTCACAGTTGAACGTATGGTCTCGTAAGTTTGCAACAAACCCACGTTTGATGGCTGACAAGAGTTTCTCAAAGACCATTACGGAATTCATTGAGTTCTCTTCATTCAAGGAAATCATCAAGGTTTTCGAACCAAGCAAAACTCAAGAAGAGATTGCTGGTCATTACATTGGATTTGCAACGGAATTTCCGAAGTCTAAGTACGCAATGATTGCTGTCTACAACGCAGTTATCAATTACGACAAAGCAAACCGTCTTGAAGACGCGATTGCACAGGCCAATAAGATTTTGGTGGACTTCAAATCATTCAAGTTGAAAAAAGAAGACATCGCAAACAGCAAGAAGACGGGCGAAGGCATTACGCTACCAGAAACCATTCGTGAAAAGACGATGTATCTAGCGGCTACGTTCCATGGCCGACTTGCGGAGTTCGAAGAAGCTGCTGACCTTTACGAGTCTTACTCTAAAGAGTTTAAGAAAGCTGATAAGCGCCAAGACGCCATTTATAACTCTGCGATTTACCGCGAAGGACTTGGCGACTACGACAAAGCAATCGCCAACTTCAAGCAGTACATGAAAGAGTTTCCGAAGAAGGATGACATCCCAGTCATCGATTGGAAAATTGGTGAAATTTACGTGAAGAAGGGCGACCAGAAGTCTGCTCAATCTCACTTCTCTGGTTTGATTCGATCTGCAGCCAAGCGCGGCGATGCCGAGCGTTCTGTATGTGCTGAATACAAAGTGATGGAAGCTCAGATTGCTCAAGGCCGCGAACGCGATACGCAGCGCAGCTGGGACCGCATTCTGAAGAGCTTTGCGAAGCTAAGTGCTGAAGACAAAGCTAAGCCTTGCCCGTTAAAGGCAGCTGCCTATATCACTTTCAGCAAGCTTGAGCCTGAGTATGAGAAGTACTTGGCGATTGATTTCACCAATGAAAGAACCATCGGTAAAGATGTTCCTGCCAAGAAAGACCTGCAAGGGAAACTTGAAGGAGCTTATCTCGAGGTAATCAAACTTCAGCAGCCTGATTATGCCATTGCAGCGCTTTTTCGCTTGGCGAAATTACAGCAAAACATGGCCAAGGCCTTCCAAAACTCACCGTGTCCAAAAGCTTTGACTGAAGATCAATGCATTGAATATGAAGGTATGGTTTTGGAGCAATCTTATCCCTACGAAGAAAACGCGATTGCCGGTTATGACAAGGCGCTCGCAAAAGCCTATGAACTACAGCTTTACAATGAGTGGTTGATCAAGGCGCAGGAAGGGCTCAAAGCGTATGAGCCTGGTAAGTTTCCTGAAATTCGCAAGTATGCGTTGATTCCAAGTGAGTCAGCACAGCAGACGCCTAAAGTAGCGGAGGCGATGAAGTAA
- a CDS encoding tetratricopeptide repeat protein, translating to MKRLAQFTRSILLGASLVALTACGGAQKDTIKLADLKQDASPAEKAFHAGLKSYIAEDWKKASGHFQEAYKLDPAATGARVNLGITLEKAGDWQAAAEVYREGAKADPTNVAAALNVARMLTNGSDYAAASAALVTALEANANNEDLLNAYASTLRGEKKFKEAADQARKVILRDQKNPEALKNLALIYADDGKLTLAETFFMETLKLTPKDASIYVNLGLIASRRDKPQVALYQFEEALKLDPKNSAAHLNIGAISLGFRDYGRAETSLQSAIDNGLGGNCNALAALGYSFEGLQKAKEAVDQFGKVLEICPAEVDVLYTMGNICMAQLRDNECALSNFMKFATKKKGLASDHMVHMMIKSIKQMIEMEAAGPEAIPEEAPAEEPVESQESAPEGEVASTDAPPTAVNTETAPADETSGGGQ from the coding sequence ATGAAAAGACTAGCTCAATTTACTCGTAGTATTCTTTTGGGAGCATCTTTGGTGGCCCTTACGGCTTGTGGTGGTGCCCAGAAGGACACCATCAAGCTTGCAGATCTTAAACAAGATGCTTCTCCTGCTGAGAAGGCATTCCATGCAGGACTCAAGTCATACATTGCTGAAGACTGGAAAAAAGCCTCTGGCCATTTTCAGGAAGCCTATAAACTCGATCCAGCAGCGACGGGTGCACGTGTGAATCTAGGGATTACCCTGGAAAAAGCGGGCGATTGGCAAGCAGCAGCTGAGGTATATCGTGAAGGCGCAAAGGCAGACCCAACAAACGTTGCGGCTGCTTTGAATGTTGCACGGATGCTGACCAATGGTTCCGACTATGCTGCAGCAAGTGCAGCCCTGGTTACGGCCCTTGAAGCAAATGCAAACAACGAAGACCTACTCAACGCTTACGCAAGTACGCTTCGCGGTGAGAAGAAGTTTAAAGAAGCCGCAGACCAAGCACGTAAAGTAATTTTACGTGATCAGAAGAATCCAGAAGCGCTTAAGAACCTGGCTCTGATTTATGCAGACGATGGAAAGCTTACGCTTGCTGAAACCTTCTTTATGGAAACACTGAAGCTGACTCCGAAGGATGCAAGTATCTATGTAAACCTCGGTTTGATTGCTAGCCGACGTGACAAGCCACAAGTTGCTCTTTATCAGTTTGAAGAAGCTCTTAAACTTGATCCTAAGAACAGTGCTGCACACCTAAACATTGGTGCCATCTCTCTGGGCTTTCGTGATTACGGACGTGCAGAAACGTCTCTGCAGTCAGCCATCGATAATGGCCTAGGTGGTAATTGCAACGCTCTTGCCGCACTTGGTTATTCATTCGAAGGCCTTCAGAAGGCTAAAGAAGCTGTTGACCAATTTGGTAAGGTTTTAGAGATTTGCCCAGCTGAAGTAGATGTTCTCTACACAATGGGAAATATCTGTATGGCTCAGCTTCGTGACAACGAATGTGCCCTTAGCAACTTCATGAAGTTTGCGACGAAGAAAAAAGGTCTAGCAAGCGACCACATGGTTCACATGATGATTAAGTCGATTAAGCAAATGATCGAAATGGAAGCTGCGGGTCCTGAGGCAATTCCTGAGGAAGCACCTGCGGAAGAACCGGTAGAAAGTCAGGAAAGTGCGCCTGAAGGTGAAGTAGCTTCGACAGACGCTCCTCCAACCGCAGTAAACACGGAAACAGCCCCTGCCGACGAAACCAGTGGTGGGGGTCAATAA
- a CDS encoding AgmX/PglI C-terminal domain-containing protein produces MDSQDTHENDERRSDDTQDLNSDASVVMDLPDIERDAAGIPTFVFRDQLPEGDRPTTEKKTLEVVLLWREAVMTVGHYSDPRDITVGDALKNDFRVSSDSIPVERFPLLSEVDGQFSINWTGDMALEVKDEDGEILGLDELAAKGNITKAQNDSYTNSSYKLGLHERAAVQVGEVTFVLQFVSPARLITSSILKTIDYYFTKVLSLSFVGHLFLLLALLLTPLEPDGLDEDLFKNPNRFAQLILKEPEKAPENKPKFELSGSKGGAKHKDKEGKFGKPDKEKKDALASKKGAPKVDPNKREKDRKIAQESGIFAALKGSKDSTASNVFGPGGLGTGINNALGGLRGSAMGDAGGAGGLGTRGTGAGGGGNSLGIGGFGSGTGRGTGGLGDVDLGGRGKGKYKVSVGRTITKGCLTGAVVRRVLGRVQSQAKYCYEKELPRNPNLSGKITTAWVIGPTGGVLSTRVAETTMANANVEQCLLRVIKRLKFPPCAGGGTADVTYPWIFKSGGG; encoded by the coding sequence ATGGATTCACAAGACACCCACGAGAACGACGAGCGGCGCTCTGATGATACTCAGGATCTAAATAGCGACGCGTCCGTGGTGATGGACCTTCCCGATATTGAACGGGATGCAGCAGGTATTCCTACATTCGTTTTTCGTGACCAACTCCCCGAAGGTGACCGACCAACGACTGAAAAGAAGACATTGGAAGTCGTCTTGTTATGGCGCGAAGCTGTCATGACGGTGGGCCACTACAGTGACCCTCGCGATATTACTGTTGGTGATGCACTTAAGAACGATTTTCGAGTATCGAGCGACAGTATTCCTGTTGAGCGATTCCCGCTTCTCTCCGAAGTTGATGGTCAGTTTTCAATCAACTGGACCGGAGACATGGCGCTTGAAGTTAAGGACGAGGACGGAGAAATCCTTGGACTTGATGAGTTGGCTGCTAAGGGCAACATCACTAAGGCTCAGAATGACTCGTACACGAACTCAAGCTACAAGCTTGGACTTCATGAGCGAGCGGCTGTTCAGGTTGGTGAAGTAACGTTTGTACTGCAGTTTGTTTCGCCCGCGCGTCTCATCACAAGCAGCATTCTCAAGACCATCGATTATTATTTCACGAAGGTATTGAGTCTTTCATTCGTTGGCCACTTGTTCTTACTCTTGGCACTTTTGCTTACTCCGCTTGAGCCCGATGGATTGGATGAAGATCTCTTCAAAAACCCAAACCGTTTTGCTCAGTTGATTCTCAAGGAGCCTGAGAAGGCACCAGAGAACAAGCCTAAGTTTGAGCTCTCGGGTTCAAAGGGTGGCGCGAAGCATAAAGATAAAGAAGGTAAGTTCGGTAAGCCGGATAAAGAAAAGAAGGATGCTCTCGCGTCTAAGAAGGGTGCACCTAAGGTTGACCCGAACAAGCGTGAGAAAGACCGAAAAATCGCACAGGAATCTGGTATTTTTGCAGCACTTAAAGGCAGTAAAGATTCTACAGCATCCAACGTATTTGGACCTGGTGGACTCGGAACGGGTATCAACAACGCTCTAGGCGGCCTTCGCGGCAGTGCCATGGGTGATGCTGGTGGCGCAGGTGGTCTCGGAACACGAGGCACGGGTGCTGGCGGCGGCGGTAACTCGCTGGGTATCGGTGGTTTCGGTAGCGGCACAGGACGCGGTACAGGTGGTCTTGGCGACGTCGACTTAGGTGGACGCGGCAAGGGCAAGTACAAGGTTAGCGTCGGTCGTACGATTACCAAAGGTTGTTTAACTGGAGCGGTTGTTCGCCGAGTTCTTGGACGTGTCCAGAGCCAGGCAAAATACTGTTACGAAAAAGAATTGCCTCGTAACCCGAACCTCAGTGGTAAAATTACTACCGCATGGGTCATCGGGCCAACGGGTGGCGTGCTCTCAACGCGAGTTGCAGAGACAACCATGGCAAACGCAAATGTCGAGCAGTGCTTACTGCGCGTAATCAAGCGTCTTAAGTTCCCACCATGTGCTGGTGGCGGTACTGCGGACGTAACCTATCCCTGGATCTTCAAGTCAGGCGGAGGCTGA
- the cglE gene encoding adventurous gliding motility protein CglE encodes MATSPKLYLLGALLVGFLLPFQAMAQDVDDDLFMEDEEESVSLDELQQAQADAEARDPNAQIGEDRLANFELDRGFYLSSDVGVLISLGGIQGYSNLQPFVSVRGGYDLSDMFSVQGSVSMGYISQNPISEYDVPLSAGRQIASYDMTMFAIEGLASFRPTERIAIEPKLGAGLTLLSPAPTDAAIAAAQGCSIDCAMSPVAPHAMAGVDIKYLTLLTDFSAGVSMNGYFVIGPNILAVSGAFLVRYTFS; translated from the coding sequence ATGGCTACGAGCCCAAAATTGTATCTGTTGGGAGCATTGTTGGTAGGGTTTTTGTTACCCTTTCAAGCTATGGCTCAAGATGTGGACGACGATCTCTTCATGGAAGACGAAGAAGAGAGTGTTAGTCTTGACGAACTTCAGCAAGCGCAAGCTGACGCGGAAGCTCGGGATCCAAATGCACAAATTGGTGAAGACCGATTGGCCAACTTCGAGTTGGACCGCGGTTTCTATCTCTCAAGTGACGTTGGGGTTTTAATTAGTCTGGGTGGTATACAAGGTTATTCCAACCTCCAGCCATTTGTTTCTGTTCGTGGTGGATACGACTTAAGTGATATGTTCAGTGTGCAGGGTTCAGTTTCTATGGGTTATATCTCACAGAATCCGATATCTGAGTACGATGTTCCACTGAGTGCTGGCAGACAAATCGCAAGTTATGACATGACCATGTTCGCGATTGAAGGTTTGGCGTCGTTTCGTCCTACCGAGCGTATTGCGATTGAGCCAAAGCTCGGCGCAGGTTTGACCTTACTAAGCCCGGCGCCTACTGACGCGGCTATTGCTGCGGCACAGGGTTGCAGTATCGATTGCGCGATGAGCCCCGTTGCTCCACATGCAATGGCTGGCGTGGATATCAAGTACCTAACATTGCTCACTGACTTCTCAGCTGGTGTTTCAATGAATGGCTACTTTGTGATTGGACCGAACATTTTAGCGGTATCGGGAGCATTCCTGGTTCGTTACACGTTCAGCTAA
- a CDS encoding glutamate racemase yields the protein MQATLPIGVFDSGVGGLTVLHALTDLLPSESILYLGDTARVPYGTKSAAVVEAYAIRCAGFLVKQGAKAIVIACNTASAVAVESIRNEFNIPVVGVIEPGAEVASKLTQNGRIGIMGTQGTIQSGAYQTAIEKLRPGTTVIGQACPLLVPLAEEDLVEHPATRLLAQDYLKPLLEQNVDTLVLGCTHYPLFKELLQELAGDEIKIVDSAIAVADAVKKELETNQLRTPEQAIGSRRIFATDWGQRFEQVGSRFLGNHIPEVEHVDL from the coding sequence ATGCAAGCCACTTTACCCATTGGTGTTTTCGATTCTGGCGTCGGGGGACTGACTGTTCTTCATGCGCTGACCGATCTATTGCCTTCGGAGTCTATTCTCTACCTCGGAGACACCGCGCGTGTTCCTTATGGAACCAAGTCGGCAGCCGTGGTTGAAGCCTACGCCATTCGGTGTGCGGGGTTCTTGGTAAAGCAAGGTGCTAAGGCCATCGTGATTGCCTGTAACACTGCAAGCGCTGTAGCAGTTGAGTCCATTCGTAATGAGTTCAACATCCCAGTTGTTGGCGTCATTGAACCAGGCGCCGAGGTGGCCTCTAAGCTTACTCAAAATGGTCGTATTGGAATCATGGGTACTCAGGGCACGATTCAAAGCGGCGCCTATCAAACCGCTATTGAGAAACTTAGACCAGGTACAACAGTTATCGGTCAAGCCTGCCCTCTTCTCGTACCACTGGCTGAAGAAGACTTGGTTGAGCATCCAGCGACTCGGCTTCTGGCCCAAGATTATTTGAAGCCATTGCTTGAACAAAATGTAGATACACTGGTTCTCGGGTGTACCCACTACCCGCTCTTTAAAGAACTGCTCCAGGAGCTTGCCGGTGATGAGATAAAAATTGTCGACAGCGCTATCGCTGTTGCCGATGCGGTCAAAAAAGAACTCGAGACCAACCAACTCCGTACGCCCGAACAAGCAATAGGCTCACGACGCATTTTCGCCACCGACTGGGGTCAAAGATTTGAACAAGTCGGCTCTAGGTTTCTCGGGAATCATATTCCGGAAGTTGAGCACGTCGACCTTTAA
- a CDS encoding DUF420 domain-containing protein: protein MHEVNRMSAQQDSFWLKIIYVISAVLAAAVAFLILGPRPEGTAGILDVSVLPTVNASLNALTGTLLVIGLVLVKTRRIKAHKQVMLASFGTSSLFLVSYVIYHWFKAAPKSYVGDFTTFYYFILLTHIVLAALILPLALVTLYRGWNNQVQKHRNIAKITFPIWMYVSITGVVIYVMLYL, encoded by the coding sequence ATGCATGAAGTGAATCGCATGAGCGCCCAGCAAGATAGTTTCTGGCTTAAAATTATCTACGTAATTTCCGCGGTATTGGCGGCGGCGGTTGCGTTCCTAATTCTCGGACCTCGCCCCGAAGGAACCGCGGGAATACTCGATGTTTCAGTGCTGCCTACGGTAAACGCTTCTTTGAATGCATTGACGGGTACCCTCTTGGTGATCGGGCTCGTTTTGGTGAAAACTCGCCGAATTAAGGCTCATAAGCAGGTGATGCTGGCCAGTTTTGGAACCTCGAGCCTCTTTCTCGTCAGTTATGTCATCTATCACTGGTTTAAGGCCGCCCCGAAGTCCTATGTTGGTGACTTTACTACCTTTTATTATTTTATATTGCTCACTCATATCGTCTTGGCTGCTCTGATTCTCCCGCTGGCATTGGTAACGCTCTACCGCGGCTGGAACAATCAGGTCCAAAAACATCGCAATATCGCTAAGATCACATTTCCCATCTGGATGTATGTGTCCATCACCGGCGTTGTCATCTACGTGATGCTCTATCTCTAG